One segment of Olsenella uli DSM 7084 DNA contains the following:
- a CDS encoding UvrD-helicase domain-containing protein — MARRLTPGQAEIVHTLDRPLFVAAGAGSGKSSTLAERVAWALTPGSGAKGTAFLESLDQVLVITFTRAAAEEIKEKIRARLREGGLADQALAVDSAWISTIHAMCSRILRRHAFDLGIDLGFEVLSEKDGKRMVEEAVDEVLRDVRYDEGYASLLRAFSPRDRRGADAKGTLFEMVATLRASAATALGGFDSIGFPGEPASCDDALGSWLDAARRALVLGQDAGAFESKTGTGERANLERGIKAAEGFFSHAPSARTPALAEATLAQIGRPKDAYRKATMREVGAELRSAFAELRLCVAFAGVGPLAEQICDLARKVDRRYARRKAAAGALDNDDLLSLTLGAFRDHPEIAALYGEKFRLVMVDEFQDTNAQQVRMIELLSGRDACHLCTVGDAQQSIYRFRAADVQVFRDRERFLAEGGTGAVVCLDQNFRSHDDVLRLVACLLGKGLVPGFMDLRPWAGRPTSYGAAGLPRVSVEAVVGLSSGRRGVPATLRSRQLARQMAERIGDYVAAGQRADDVALLLGRMSNLGVYLEALRERGIDCVVSGGSTFSDAPEVHVVASLLHVLANPRDTQAGLYPVLVSRMFSLTADDLCLLSTRQQERADALAKRGIDVGLWDFEFPRGCVPSARLVRAREVLGRAIGRLGSWGVADVLLSAIRESGWIVRLERAGADGQAQLANVLAAVRHVGELADEAGLGVSSAALEFDRWLEAAKVGPASLVGGGAGSVKVMTVHASKGLEYPVVAISECWGNDRAASARGITAENRGGTVRAALVPEGVTPLDLRTDVPLDPSECTTTIDWAKFLHAVSADGEQAERARLLYVAITRAKEAVILGMGVTLSSKGSVSPTLARGVAEALFGEALPAPGRHEVPYGGSAPASVRVVSMRPSEQGEPVVDDGGAGAAEPPLAALEDVDRDAGELAIVDEATSDGLPEARQHAGTWSAREGVFSYSSARAQMLVGEGEGQPAEGDVRPLPEDASLVGTRGDAGAEADDGPMADTADADKATNLGSAFHELAQCLVEGQGALAPGRIERTKAYWRLSTRQGARLDAALARWQDSKLRREVLSHDLVRAELPFFRAVDAPYGSHVEGAIDLVATDVGSTSALVVDYKTGDAGLSLDEVAERHRMQANFYASVLMGEGYEVVTCVFVCVERDGEDGQPLSVSYEFGNGEMPRM, encoded by the coding sequence GTGGCACGCAGACTCACTCCTGGACAGGCGGAGATCGTCCATACGCTCGACCGCCCGCTCTTCGTGGCGGCCGGTGCGGGCTCGGGAAAGTCGTCCACGCTCGCCGAGCGTGTGGCATGGGCCCTCACGCCCGGTTCGGGCGCAAAGGGGACGGCGTTTCTCGAGAGCCTCGACCAGGTCCTCGTCATAACCTTCACCCGCGCTGCAGCCGAGGAGATCAAGGAGAAGATACGCGCGCGCCTGCGCGAGGGCGGCCTTGCCGACCAGGCCCTCGCCGTCGACTCGGCATGGATCAGCACCATCCATGCCATGTGCTCGCGCATCCTCAGGCGCCATGCCTTCGACCTGGGCATCGATCTTGGCTTCGAGGTCCTCTCCGAGAAGGACGGGAAGCGGATGGTCGAGGAGGCCGTCGACGAGGTCCTGCGGGACGTGCGCTACGACGAGGGCTACGCCTCCCTGTTGCGCGCCTTCAGCCCGCGTGACCGACGCGGCGCGGACGCGAAGGGGACGCTCTTCGAGATGGTGGCCACGCTGCGCGCCTCCGCCGCGACCGCACTCGGGGGCTTCGATTCGATCGGCTTTCCCGGTGAGCCTGCAAGCTGCGATGACGCCCTCGGCAGCTGGCTGGACGCGGCGCGACGGGCGCTCGTGCTGGGCCAGGACGCGGGGGCGTTCGAGAGCAAGACGGGGACGGGGGAGCGTGCGAACCTGGAGCGCGGCATCAAGGCGGCGGAAGGGTTCTTCTCGCATGCCCCCTCCGCGCGCACGCCTGCACTTGCGGAGGCGACCTTAGCCCAGATCGGCAGGCCCAAGGACGCCTACCGCAAGGCGACCATGAGGGAGGTTGGTGCCGAGCTGCGCTCGGCCTTCGCGGAGCTGCGACTCTGCGTGGCCTTCGCCGGCGTCGGCCCCCTTGCCGAGCAGATCTGCGACCTTGCACGCAAGGTGGATCGCCGCTACGCGCGACGCAAGGCCGCGGCAGGCGCGCTCGACAACGACGACCTGCTCTCGCTCACGCTGGGAGCGTTTCGCGACCACCCCGAGATCGCCGCACTGTACGGCGAGAAGTTCCGCCTCGTGATGGTCGACGAGTTCCAGGACACGAACGCCCAGCAGGTGCGCATGATAGAGCTCCTGAGCGGCCGCGATGCCTGCCACCTGTGCACGGTGGGCGACGCCCAGCAGTCCATCTATCGCTTCCGTGCTGCAGACGTGCAGGTCTTCCGCGACCGGGAGAGGTTCCTTGCCGAGGGCGGGACGGGTGCGGTCGTATGCCTCGACCAGAACTTCCGCAGCCATGATGACGTGCTGCGCCTCGTGGCGTGCCTCTTGGGGAAGGGGCTCGTCCCGGGCTTCATGGATTTGAGGCCCTGGGCCGGGCGCCCCACGTCGTACGGGGCCGCGGGGCTGCCGCGCGTGAGCGTCGAGGCCGTGGTGGGGCTCTCGAGCGGGAGGCGTGGCGTGCCGGCTACCCTGCGCTCCCGTCAGCTCGCGCGTCAGATGGCCGAGAGGATAGGGGACTACGTGGCCGCAGGCCAGCGCGCCGACGACGTGGCCCTGCTGTTGGGACGCATGTCCAACCTGGGCGTCTACCTCGAGGCCCTGCGCGAGCGGGGCATAGACTGCGTGGTGAGCGGTGGCTCGACCTTCTCGGATGCGCCCGAGGTGCACGTCGTGGCTTCCCTGCTGCACGTGCTGGCCAATCCCAGGGACACGCAGGCGGGGCTCTATCCCGTGCTCGTGAGCCGCATGTTCTCTCTCACGGCCGACGACCTGTGCCTGCTCTCGACACGGCAGCAGGAGAGGGCTGACGCCCTGGCCAAGCGAGGCATCGACGTGGGCCTCTGGGACTTCGAGTTCCCGCGCGGTTGCGTGCCATCGGCACGCCTCGTCCGCGCGCGCGAGGTCCTGGGTCGGGCGATCGGGCGCCTGGGCAGCTGGGGGGTGGCCGACGTCCTTCTCTCGGCGATCCGCGAGTCGGGCTGGATCGTGCGGCTCGAGCGTGCCGGCGCAGACGGCCAGGCCCAGCTCGCGAACGTGCTCGCGGCCGTCCGCCATGTGGGCGAGCTCGCGGACGAGGCCGGGCTGGGCGTGTCCTCGGCGGCGCTGGAGTTCGATCGCTGGCTCGAGGCCGCGAAGGTGGGTCCGGCGTCGCTCGTGGGCGGCGGTGCGGGATCGGTCAAGGTCATGACCGTCCATGCGTCCAAGGGCCTGGAGTATCCCGTCGTCGCGATCAGCGAGTGCTGGGGCAACGACCGGGCCGCATCGGCGAGGGGCATCACGGCCGAGAATCGCGGGGGCACCGTGCGCGCAGCGCTCGTGCCCGAAGGCGTCACCCCCCTCGACCTGCGCACGGACGTGCCACTCGACCCCAGCGAGTGCACCACGACGATCGACTGGGCCAAGTTCCTCCATGCGGTGTCCGCAGACGGCGAGCAGGCCGAGAGGGCACGGCTGCTCTACGTGGCGATCACGCGCGCAAAGGAGGCCGTCATCCTGGGCATGGGGGTGACGCTCAGCTCCAAGGGATCCGTCTCGCCTACGTTGGCACGGGGCGTGGCCGAGGCGCTCTTCGGCGAGGCCCTGCCCGCGCCAGGCAGGCATGAGGTCCCCTACGGCGGGTCGGCCCCCGCTTCGGTGCGCGTGGTGAGCATGCGCCCCTCGGAGCAGGGCGAGCCGGTGGTGGACGACGGGGGCGCGGGTGCTGCGGAGCCCCCCCTGGCCGCCCTGGAGGACGTGGACCGTGACGCGGGGGAGCTGGCGATTGTGGACGAGGCCACCTCGGACGGCCTGCCCGAGGCGCGTCAGCATGCCGGCACCTGGTCTGCGCGCGAGGGAGTGTTCAGCTACTCGTCGGCACGTGCCCAGATGCTGGTGGGTGAGGGGGAGGGCCAGCCCGCCGAGGGGGACGTGCGTCCGTTGCCTGAAGACGCGTCCCTGGTCGGCACCCGTGGGGACGCCGGCGCGGAAGCAGATGACGGTCCCATGGCCGACACAGCCGACGCGGACAAGGCGACCAACCTGGGATCGGCCTTCCACGAGCTTGCCCAGTGCCTGGTCGAGGGCCAGGGAGCGCTTGCGCCCGGGCGCATCGAGCGGACCAAGGCGTACTGGCGCCTCTCGACGCGCCAGGGCGCACGACTCGACGCGGCACTCGCACGCTGGCAGGACTCGAAGCTGCGTCGTGAGGTCCTCTCGCATGACCTCGTCCGTGCGGAGCTGCCGTTCTTCCGTGCCGTCGATGCGCCGTACGGCAGCCATGTCGAGGGGGCGATCGACCTTGTCGCCACGGACGTGGGCTCCACGTCCGCGCTGGTCGTCGACTACAAGACCGGTGACGCGGGCCTGAGCCTCGACGAAGTTGCCGAGCGCCACCGCATGCAGGCGAACTTCTACGCCTCCGTGCTCATGGGGGAAGGGTACGAGGTTGTGACCTGCGTGTTCGTCTGCGTGGAGCGCGACGGCGAGGACGGCCAGCCACTCTCTGTGTCCTATGAGTTCGGCAACGGCGAGATGCCGAGGATGTAG